One genomic segment of Mytilus galloprovincialis chromosome 5, xbMytGall1.hap1.1, whole genome shotgun sequence includes these proteins:
- the LOC143076972 gene encoding mytilin-1-like, producing MISIYFWCFIVLGTSGTGMVHANDSNKLQNVKAVIAIADKVIDFYDHHTECVGVLICIFAAVPHSKRNQMLSNPLGVLTKIATDNGQDRYSSLYAEAKQLLAEYPNIEHVLNAAKKGYSVKDSDECESMYSKCPYEPKELLDTVNDLGDVTTLLSKNVFGKVIADAIEFNSTQVGKPQTNNREKRSCDHEALKDSCTALGATCGVVTAGCAICTFFTFGACAALCGEAAVGTCGAAVAGCTVARGVCR from the coding sequence ATGATTTCGATATATTTTTGGTGTTTCATTGTATTGGGGACCTCTGGAACAGGAATGGTACATGCCAATGATTCGAACAAGCTTCAAAATGTTAAAGCTGTGATTGCTATAGCTGACAAAGTAATTGACTTTTACGACCATCACACTGAATGTGTAGGGGTATTGATTTGTATTTTTGCTGCAGTACCACACTCTAAACGCAATCAAATGTTGAGCAACCCGTTAGGTGTCCTTACAAAAATTGCAACCGACAACGGACAAGATCGTTACAGTTCGTTATATGCAGAAGCCAAGCAATTATTAGCTGAATATCCGAATATTGAACATGTTTTAAATGCAGCTAAAAAGGGATACTCCGTAAAAGATAGTGATGAATGTGAATCTATGTACTCTAAATGTCCATATGAGCCAAAGGAATTGCTGGACACTGTCAACGATTTGGGAGATGTTACCACACTATTGTCTAAGAATGTGTTTGGGAAAGTCATCGCAGATGCAATTGAATTTAACAGCACACAAGTTGGAAAGCCTCAAACAAATAATAGAGAAAAAAGATCATGTGACCACGAAGCATTAAAGGATAGTTGCACTGCTCTTGGAGCTACTTGTGGAGTAGTGACTGCAGGATGTGCAATTTGTACCTTTTTTACATTTGGAGCATGTGCAGCGCTCTGTGGTGAAGCTGCAGTTGGGACGTGTGGAGCAGCCGTTGCTGGTTGTACTGTTGCTAGAGGTGTATGTAGATAA